From the genome of Bombus huntii isolate Logan2020A chromosome 14, iyBomHunt1.1, whole genome shotgun sequence, one region includes:
- the LOC126873234 gene encoding isoleucine--tRNA ligase, mitochondrial, translated as MYRLLINRTLVTNQVLRKTSDEVAGSVKKNTKITSKGQQKYTETVLLPRTEFPVQLNGKARIEADKRLTEKCGFSELYEWQKKNLSGPDFVLHDGPPYANGIPHMGHVINKILKDVTLRHKIMNGNRIHYVPGWDCHGLPIELKAIKGYESENDPLEIRKKARNYAEEAIARQKQAFQSWGVTANWSESECYFTSHSSYMKNELHQFIKLYEKDIIFRDFMPVYWSPSSRTALAESELEYNQQHQSKAVTVRLRINDIPERLKSFKNHAVYALIWTTTSWSLVANQAISFSSDATYCLAEDDKKDLYIVAKELLGATESKIGPLKPIVCFEGKELEGSTYFHPFTEQKCPLLAASHVTTNEGTGLVHTAPAHGPEDFLVALKNKIPILSMVDSKGLYTEEAGPEFYGLEVLTEGVDKVMNLLARDILHVETLTHSYPYDWRTKQPVLIRASHQWFININTIREKIIENFGNVNVYPKCNRTSFMNALLAGIRNRPYWCISRQRSWGTPIPVIYSKTTGLAFTNKELVERLCDSIDRYGPDCWWEYSVRDLIGLDIIKKLNIDPNDIVKGNDIMDIWFDSGISWSMVLPDKKANLYLEGYDQFNGWFQSSLITSVALQGCPPYSDLFVHGFAVDEKGLKMSKSIGNVINPEEILLGGSNLKKNPAYGVDVLRWWVANHSSQHTQVPVSKNLLDECKTCVNKLRLILRFLLGTLHHHPGINCKPEYRIIDKYMLYLLYSYNKQMQQHYNNYEYHHAGKTTMHFITNDVSGLYCTIIKDRLYCDEVTSSMRTAAVQVIKEILNVLIRSIAPILPHLAEEAWLYHPENITSIPLHCTQYKISESWNDSKIAQYIDAAIRLRSNVLKVADKTTWKLYGVIEATKDDFVLLSLLHDQQKPSMSELCEILQLSSVTLIENHTINETQIQLYDIQEKLCERCRRYPESQEDDLCPRCVNVLTKNKPLIAAV; from the exons ATGTACAGATTACTTATTAACCGAACATTAGTTACAAATCAAGTTCTAAGAAAAACAAGTGACGAAGTAGCCGGTAGTGTTAAGAAAAATACCAAAATTACATCAAAAGGAcaacaaaaatatacagaaactGTTCTGCTTCCACGAACCGAATTTCCTGTACAACTTAATGGGAAAGCAAGAATAGAGGCAGATAAACGCTTAACTGAA aAGTGTGGTTTTTCTGAATTGTACGAGTGGCAAAAGAAAAATCTTTCAGGGCCAGATTTTGTTTTACACGATGGGCCTCCTTATGCAAATGGAATTCCTCATATGGGACATGTTATCAATAAG ATTTTGAAGGATGTAACATTAAGACATAAGATTATGAATGGAAATCGAATTCATTATGTACCCGGTTGGGATTGTCATGGATTACCAATTGAGTTAAAGGCTATTAAAGGTTATGAAAGTGAAAATGATCCTTTAGAGATTAGGAAAAAAG CCCGTAATTATGCTGAAGAAGCTATTGCTAGACAGAAACAAGCTTTCCAGTCATGGGGTGTGACAGCCAATTGGAGTGAATCTGAATGTTATTTTACCAGTCACTCATCATATATGAAAAATGAACTTcatcaatttataaaattgtatgaGAAAGATATTATATTTAGAGATTTCATGCCAGTTTATTGGTCTCCTTCTTCAAG AACAGCATTAGCTGAATCTGAATTAGAATACAATCAACAGCATCAAAGTAAAGCTGTGACTGTTCGTCTGCGCATTAATGATATTCCAGAAAGGTTAAAATCATTTAAAAATCATGCTGTATATGCATTAATATGGACCACTACATCATGGAGTTTAGTGGCTAACCAAGCTATATCTTTCTCTTCAGATGCTACATATTGTCTTGCTGAAGATGATAAAAAAGACTTATATATTGTTGCTAAAGAACTATTAGGAGCTACTGAATCAAAGATTGGTCCTTTGAAACCAATAGTATGCTTCGAAG GCAAAGAATTGGAGGGCAGCACGTACTTTCATCCTTTCACTGAACAAAAATGCCCTTTATTAGCTGCAAGTCACGTTACGACAAATGAGGGAACAGGTTTAGTTCATACTGCTCCTGCACATGGTCCAGAAGATTTTCTAGTTGCactcaaaaataaaattcccaTT TTATCCATGGTAGACTCTAAAGGTCTGTACACTGAAGAGGCTGGGCCAGAATTTTATGGATTAGAAGTATTAACAGAGGGAGTTGATAAAGTGATGAATCTCCTGGCTCGAGATATATTGCATGTGGAAACATTAACACACAGTTATCCATATGATTGGCGAACAAAACAACCAGTTCTTATTCGTGCTAGTCATCAATGGTTCATTAATATAAATACTATCagggaaaaaattatt GAGAACTTTGGGAATGTGAATGTATATCCTAAATGTAATCGTACATCTTTTATGAATGCTTTACTTGCTGGAATAAGGAATCGACCGTATTGGTGTATTTCGCGACAACGTTCTTGGGGAACACCCATACCTGTAATATATAGCAAAACAACAGGCTTAGCATTTACGAATAA aGAATTAGTTGAACGTTTATGCGATTCGATAGATCGATATGGTCCTGATTGCTGGTGGGAATATTCTGTAAGAGATTTAATAGGATTagacataattaaaaaattgaatattgaTCCGAACGATATAGTAAAAGGAAat GATATCATGGACATTTGGTTCGATAGCGGAATTTCATGGTCAATGGTTTTACCAGACAAAAAAGCAAATCTTTATTTAGAAGGATATGATCAATTCAATGGTTGGTTCCAATCATCCCTAATAACATCTGTAGCTTTACAGGGATGTCCACCTTATAG tGATTTATTTGTACATGGATTTGCAGTCGATGAAAAAGGCTTAAAAATGTCAAAATCAATAGGAAATGTAATAAATCCAGAAGAAATTTTGCTAGGTGGATctaatttgaagaaaaatccAGCGTACGGTGTCGATGTTTTAag ATGGTGGGTAGCTAATCACAGTTCCCAACATACACAAGTGCCGGTTTCAAAAAATTTACTCGATGAATGTAAAACATGCGTTAACAAACTTCGTTTAATACTACGCTTCCTTCTGGGTACTTTACATCATCATCCGGGTATAAATTGCAAACCTGAATATCGAATTATTGATAAATACATgttgtacttattatattCGTATAATAAACAG ATGCAGCAACATTATAACAACTATGAGTATCATCATGCGGGTAAAACGACTATGCATTTTATAACAAATGATGTATCAGGTCTTTACTGTACTATAATAAAAGATAGACTTTATTGTGACGAGGTAACATCTTCGATGCGCACTGCAGCTGTGCAagttataaaagaaattctgAATGTTCTTATCAGATCCATTGCACCAATTCTACCTCATCTAGCAGAAGAAGCATGGCTATATCATCCCGAAAATATCA CATCGATACCATTGCACTGTAcgcaatataaaatatcagaGTCATGGAATGATTCAAAAATCGCACAATACATAGATGCGGCAATTCGATTGAGAAGTAATGTTTTAAAAGTCGCTGATAAAACTACATGGAAATTATATGGCGTTATAGAAGCTACAAAAGATGATTTTGTTTTGCTTTCT CTTCTTCACGACCAGCAAAAACCATCAATGTCTGAATTATGTGAAATATTACAACTGTCGTCGGTTACATTAATTGAAAATCATACTATCAATGAAACACAAATCCAACTATACGATATCCAGGAGAAGTTGTGCGAACGTTGTAGGAGATATCCTGAAAGTCAGGAAGATGATCTATGTCCACGTTGTGTTAATGTACTTACTAAAAATAAACCATTGATTGCGGCtgtgtaa